A window of Rosa rugosa chromosome 7, drRosRugo1.1, whole genome shotgun sequence genomic DNA:
TCACTATGATCCTCAGTCTACCATATAATCTTGAAATGATCCAAAATGTCTTCCAAAACCTGCAGAATCAAAGAGACAACCAAAACCTACATAATCAAACCTGCACAGTAGCTTATAAATGCAGAATAGGCAAAAAGACAACCAAAACCTGCAGAATCAAACCTGCACAGTAGCTTATAAATGCATCCAAAACCTGCAGAATCAAACCTGCACAGTAGCTTATAAATGCATCCAAAACCTGCAGAATCAAATAGACTcaataaactcaaaaccaaaCTTGTAAATGAAGATCACAATAGATGTTTCTCAACAAACTGAAAACCAATCACAATAGGTATTTCTcaacaaatcaaacacaagcATAGATTTCTATTTCTaaacaaactcaaaaccaatCAACAAATGCTATTTCTGAACAAATCAAAAACAAGCACAGTAGCAATATCCCTAGAAACTGAAAACCAATTATAGTTACCTATTTCTcaacaaatcaaacacaagcACAGTAGCTCTTTTTaattccttctttctttttttttgtttttttccaaTTAATCACTAACAAACTTCTTTTTATAGCCAATAATCGATACCAAACTTAAGAATGATAAGTTTAGTCTACTTTACCCTCCCACGAATATTCTCATACTGCCTCCAGACATCAATAGCTGCACAAAAAACTTAAAGTTTTCTACCAATGTTCCAATTTCACTAGTATTCTGTCCTTGCACTCAGGAGCATTGGGAAACACTCTTGCCCCTATTCAAAACCAATCTACTGCAGCTATTTCTGAAAAAATCAAACGcaagcaaaaccaaaaacagTAACACTGTAGCTATTTGTCAAGAaactcaaaaccaaaaccaatagCTATTTTTGAACATATCAAACACAAGCACAGTAGCAACATCCCTTAAACTGACCAAATCAGATGCAAAATCCAAAAAATACCAAATACAGAAAACTCGAAGCTTACCTTAAAGAGCATGTTTTCTGGTAGTGAACTGATTTGTTTGAGACATTATTCTGCCAAATGAGATGATGAACAACTATCCTCATCCATACTAGTGGAACTTGAATCTCCATTTTCATCAATAGCAGGTCTACATAAATAAGCAAAAATAAAGTCATCAATATCAATCGATAAAAATGTTGCCATGAACAATAATATCAAACACAGGTATCTTACCTTCCATGAAGTGTTGGACAATTTCTTTTGTCATGTGACTGACCAAATAGTCCACATCCATGGCATTGCCTACCTTGACTGGCATTTACCTTAActttcctcttctcttttcctttcttcaaCCTTGTCCCACACCCTTTTGCTCTCACTTGATGTGGTTCATTAAAAACATGCCGAATAGTAGCATTATTGGTCTCGGTCTCCAAATCTACTGCAGTTTGTCCACCTTCATTACTAATTAATGGTTTAATATTCTCCAAAAAAGCATCCAATGCTTCCATAAACAACTTGGTAGCCTCATCACTCACCATAACCTTATCAATTGCATATGTAGCATGCTGGAATAGTTTAGTCCTCCTTGCAAGTAAAGCTTTGTTATCTTTTATCTCCATTCCATTACAATCTAACACAACTCTATGTCTTGCAGCCTTAGTCCATCTCTTCAAAATATACTGAATAGGCAATTTATCAACATCTTGTATCTTAATCAAATATGCCAAAACATGCCGACATGGGAAACCTTGACTGTCAAACATTCTACAGCTGCATGATGCAAAATCAGATTTCTTTTCATAAGTAAGTTCACGAGACTTACAAGTATCAATGTTCTTTCGTATAACCTTAAACTGTTCTTGAGTGACATTTTCAAACACAAGTTCAAGTTTATATTTGAAGCTCTCTCTCAACTGTTCTTGAACTTCATAAAATAGTTTACGTGTATAAACCTTGGCCATATGATCTTCTATGTCAAGGGACATGACAGTTTTTGCCTTCTCATCAATATTAATATGATCCTCCTCTAACTCATAATGTCGTTGGTGAAGAAGCCCCCTCTTAAACTGAACCATAAATTCCACCAATGAATTCCACTTAGAAACATAATTCTTGAAGAAAGAATGTTGACTCTCTGCTCTTTGACTACTTGACATTCCAGCTGAGAAAACATGATTGACATATGCTGGTATCCATGATGAACGAATTTCGTATATCGACTCCAGCCACTTGTTATCACTCAACCCACTCTTCTCAATAATTTCAATCCATcttgagtcaaactcctctctaCTACTTGAATTCCATATGCAGCTATGAAAGTCTTGGTAGGAATCCCGATATTTAATCGCATCTAGCTTCTCAGAAAATTTATTAAGAATGTGCCAACTGCAATATCTATGAAATGTTTGTGGGAGTGCTTCTGAAATGGCTTTAGTCATAGCAGGATCTTGGTCGGTAATGATCATCTTGGGGGCATTTTCTGGTGCATCTCCTGGCATAGCATTTAGAAATTCCTTGAATAACCAAACAAAAGTATCGGCTGTCTCATCATT
This region includes:
- the LOC133723031 gene encoding protein FAR1-RELATED SEQUENCE 5-like, producing MESEDDQVYIPQVKAELMPKLYQEFETIDDVAAFYNRYAKEAGFSIRSHSSATSKDKKQLMRKEYVCYKQGDSKVEGEKRKRGLPKVGCKARIAVVRKKESGRYAISVFVEAHNHPLTSPPRVHLLRSHRHVSEVNTVLSQQLSLVNVEKHKQFEFFGVQAGGIQNIGFIQRDLYNYGRTCREEKKGRDGDLLYMHFENEKEKDSSFVYTMDGDEENRVTRCFWADSISRRAYSFYGDVVIFDTTYNTNRYGMIFAPFTGVNNHGQTIIFACAFLNDETADTFVWLFKEFLNAMPGDAPENAPKMIITDQDPAMTKAISEALPQTFHRYCSWHILNKFSEKLDAIKYRDSYQDFHSCIWNSSSREEFDSRWIEIIEKSGLSDNKWLESIYEIRSSWIPAYVNHVFSAGMSSSQRAESQHSFFKNYVSKWNSLVEFMVQFKRGLLHQRHYELEEDHINIDEKAKTVMSLDIEDHMAKVYTRKLFYEVQEQLRESFKYKLELVFENVTQEQFKVIRKNIDTCKSRELTYEKKSDFASCSCRMFDSQGFPCRHVLAYLIKIQDVDKLPIQYILKRWTKAARHRVVLDCNGMEIKDNKALLARRTKLFQHATYAIDKVMVSDEATKLFMEALDAFLENIKPLISNEGGQTAVDLETETNNATIRHVFNEPHQVRAKGCGTRLKKGKEKRKVKVNASQGRQCHGCGLFGQSHDKRNCPTLHGRPAIDENGDSSSTSMDEDSFGCIYKLLCRFDSAGFGCIYKLLCRFWKTFWIISRLYGRLRIIVKKLCNGFNCGYSIVADL